The genomic region GGATTGAAAGAGGCGCATATTCGAAAACCCATCTATACCGACCCACTCACCGGCATAGTCCGTTCCCGAGCACGTGCCGAACGCCTGTTGAACGGTCGGCACAATCCACGAACCCGTTACGCTCTTCAAGCGCGCGGAACTCTGGACGAGAGCATACCCGCTCCAGTTCGGGCTGCCGACGTCCGTCGAATTCCGGATAGTGACGCCGGAAATGGGACGGTGGTATATCTTTGTAGCCTTAAGCTGAGGAACGACGCGGGTCAGCGCCGGATTAACTTGCTGCTTCCATCTCGCCAGATCTTCCGCCGACGCACTGGCGGCAGGGCGCGCTGGATAGCCATAAAGTTCCAGTTCTTTTGCCGATGCCGTCGAGGGATCGAACCCTGGCGGCGGCTGAGTATAGGCGTAAACGCCATGGATATTGGTCTCAACCGCATAAGGCGAGGGCGCCTGTGCGGCGGCCTGTGACAACGGCGTCAGCAGCCCGAACGCTGCGATCAGTACCATTGCGCGCAAGACCGTACTCGGCGACTCTACTTTCCCCTGCTCCACGGCACTTTTACCTCGAAGCTCGCAGCTTTACCTTTGGTGCGATTCTCAAAACTCTCGGTTTAATTTTTCTGCGGCCGCAACCGTCCGCAATGCGAATCAGGCGCTTCTTTTCAAGTATTAGCATCTCTGACGTGCAAAACGCTAGAAATTTTGTCTCTGCCAGCAAAGAACCACTGATACAATACGGTCTTTTGCGGTCCTTTTTTGCTTCCCGCGTGAAAGACAATCAGAAGATTCGTCGTGCTGTTTGCTGCACTCGATCCA from Candidatus Binataceae bacterium harbors:
- a CDS encoding G1 family glutamic endopeptidase codes for the protein MVLIAAFGLLTPLSQAAAQAPSPYAVETNIHGVYAYTQPPPGFDPSTASAKELELYGYPARPAASASAEDLARWKQQVNPALTRVVPQLKATKIYHRPISGVTIRNSTDVGSPNWSGYALVQSSARLKSVTGSWIVPTVQQAFGTCSGTDYAGEWVGIDGFSNMRLFQSGAETDAACSGGTTTTEYYPWVEWFPGPEYVLLAGGGGALPFAPGDYVIVTVKATNWSSGRSSTGLLTYTDVTQNWQVSGTIAAADLGGTFVVGKS